A part of Toxotes jaculatrix isolate fToxJac2 chromosome 24, fToxJac2.pri, whole genome shotgun sequence genomic DNA contains:
- the chst10 gene encoding carbohydrate sulfotransferase 10, translating to MCEAMRHHWLLLGACGWVLLILMFVSKFISFRAVDDYGERVGGQSWTVPGAKVVKPIPVSSPEKPVPKPSDQPSAAPTVADWQSVADQRIELLSTVCKNSSLRNLTHVPISKFVLDRIFVCDKHKILFCQTPKVGNTQWKKVLIVLNGAFSAVEEIPENLVHDHEKNGLPRLSSLTPQEITHRLNTYFKFFIVRDPFERLISAFKDKFVKNPRFEPWYKHDIAPAIIRKYRKSHRDSNLAASGLHFEDFVRYLGDVEGRRRMDRQFGEHIIHWVTYAELCAPCEIHYSVVGHHETLEQDAPHILRAAGIDQLVSYPAIPPGITRYNRTKVEHYFSGISKRDIRRLYARYQGDFQLFGYPSPDFLLN from the exons ATGTGCGAAGCGATGCGGCACCACTGGCTGCTCCTCGGGGCTTGCGGCTGGGTGCTGCTCATCCTCATGTTCGTCAGCAAGTTCATCAGCTTCAGAGCCGTGGATG ACTATGGAGAGAGGGTCGGTGGTCAGAGTTGGACTGTGCCTGGCGCCAAGGTGGTTAAACCCATCCCTGTTTCCAGCCCGGAAAAACCTGTTCCAAAGCCATCAGATCAG CCCTCAGCAGCACCTACAGTGGCAGATTGGCAGTCAGTCGCTGACCAGCGAATCGAGCTGCTCTCAACTGTGTGTAAGAACAGCAGCCTCAGGAATCTGACTCACGTCCCCATCAGCAAGTTTGTCCTGGACCGCATCTTTGTCTGCGACAAACACAAGATCTTGTTCTGCCAGACGCCTAAAGTGGGCAACACACAATGGAAGAAGGTCCTCATTGTGCTGAACG GAGCGTTCTCTGCCGTGGAGGAGATCCCAGAAAACCTTGTTCACGACCATGAGAAAAACGGCCTGCCCCGCCTCTCTTCACTCACTCCACAGGAAATAACTCACAG ATTAAATACCTACTTTAAGTTTTTCATTGTGAGAGATCCCTTTGAGCGCCTCATTTCTGCATTCAAGGACAAGTTTGTGAAGAACCCACGCTTCGAGCCTTGGTACAAGCATGACATCGCTCCAGCCATCATCCGTAAGTACCGCAAGAGCCACCGTGACAGCAACCTCGCTGCCTCTGGCCTGCACTTTGAGGACTTTGTCCGTTACTTGGGTGACGTAGAGGGTCGTCGCCGCATGGACCGACAGTTTGGTGAGCACATTATTCACTGGGTGACTTATGCAGAGTTGTGCGCTCCATGTGAAATACACTACAGCGTGGTTGGCCACCACGAGACACTGGAGCAAGATGCCCCCCACATCCTCAGAGCAGCGGGCATCGACCAGCTGGTGTCCTACCCGGCCATTCCTCCAGGCATCACCCGCTACAACAGGACCAAGGTGGAGCACTACTTCTCAGGCATCAGCAAGCGAGACATCAGGCGTCTCTACGCACGTTACCAGGGAGACTTCCAGCTGTTTGGTTACCCGAGCCCAGACTTTCTACTGAACTAA
- the rpl31 gene encoding 60S ribosomal protein L31, whose amino-acid sequence MAPTKKGEKKKGRSAINEVVTREYTINVHKRIHGVGFKKRAPRAIKEIRKFAMKEMGTPDVRIDTRLNKAVWSKGVRNVPYRIRVRLSRKRNEDEDSPNKLYTLVTYVPVTTCKGLQTVNVDEN is encoded by the exons ATGGCCCCAAcgaagaaaggagagaaaaagaaggggcGTTCAGCCATCAACGAGGTGGTGACCAGAGAGTACACCATCAATGTCCACAAGCGCATCCATGGAGT GGGTTTCAAGAAGAGAGCTCCCCGCGCCATTAAGGAGATCCGCAAGTTCGCCATGAAGGAGATGGGAACTCCAGATGTGCGCATTGACACTCGCCTCAACAAGGCAGTGTGGAGCAAGGGTGTCAG GAATGTGCCGTACAGGATACGCGTGCGACTGTCCAGGAAGCGTAATGAGGACGAGGACTCCCCCAACAAACTGTACACCCTGGTCACATACGTTCCTGTCACCACATGCAAAG GTCTGCAGACAGTCAATGTTGATGAAAACTAA